From Stenotrophomonas nitritireducens, the proteins below share one genomic window:
- a CDS encoding Ax21 family protein, translating to MKTSLIALGLLAALPFAASAADGLSYNYVEGGYVNTDTKGGDADGWAVKGSVAVHPNFHVFGEYSAQETDKFKDDVDQWRLGVGYNYTVAPNTDLLARAAYQKLDLEYGPKFSGYSAEVGVRTAFNQNFEGYALAGYENYSKKRGYDPDGEFYGRVGATAKFTPNWGLTGEVKLAKAGDKEWFVGPRFTW from the coding sequence ATGAAGACTTCTTTGATCGCTTTGGGCCTGTTGGCCGCCCTCCCGTTCGCCGCTTCGGCTGCCGATGGCCTGTCCTACAACTATGTTGAAGGCGGCTACGTGAATACCGATACCAAGGGCGGAGACGCCGATGGTTGGGCAGTGAAGGGCTCGGTTGCGGTGCACCCGAACTTCCATGTGTTCGGTGAGTACAGCGCCCAGGAAACCGACAAGTTCAAGGATGACGTGGACCAGTGGCGCCTGGGTGTTGGCTACAACTACACCGTGGCCCCGAACACCGACCTGCTGGCTCGTGCGGCCTATCAGAAGCTGGATCTCGAGTACGGCCCGAAGTTCAGCGGCTACAGCGCTGAAGTCGGCGTGCGCACCGCCTTCAACCAGAACTTCGAAGGCTATGCCCTGGCTGGTTACGAGAACTACAGCAAGAAGCGCGGCTACGACCCGGATGGCGAGTTCTACGGCCGCGTTGGCGCCACCGCCAAGTTCACCCCGAACTGGGGCCTGACCGGCGAAGTGAAGCTGGCCAAGGCTGGCGACAAGGAATGGTTCGTCGGCCCGCGCTTCACCTGGTAA
- a CDS encoding NAD(P)H-dependent glycerol-3-phosphate dehydrogenase, which translates to MSTNDAEKIAVLGAGSWGTALATLLARHGHTTVLWGRDAAVIEAIDQRHENPRYLPGIPLPESLRASTDLAATVAGADWILVVVPSHAFAETVRALAPLRPAGAGVAWATKGFEPGSGRFLHEVAREVLGPDVPLAVVTGPSFAKEVTLGLPTAITVHGDDEAFSQQVADAMHGPAFRAYTGDDMVGAELGGAMKNVLAVATGVADGMQLGLNARAGLITRGLNEMLRLAAAIGGKPETLMGLAGLGDLVLTSTGDLSRNRRLGLALGRGQSLPDAVKEIGQVVESVQTADEVMRQADRHGIDLPISKAVQSVLHGELSPSEGLQQLLAREQKPEYPDTLFK; encoded by the coding sequence ATGAGTACGAACGACGCGGAAAAGATCGCCGTTCTCGGCGCGGGCTCCTGGGGCACCGCGCTGGCCACGCTGTTGGCCCGGCACGGTCATACGACCGTGCTATGGGGGCGTGATGCAGCGGTAATCGAAGCGATTGATCAGCGTCATGAGAATCCCCGGTATCTGCCGGGGATTCCCTTGCCCGAATCCCTGCGTGCCAGCACCGACCTGGCGGCCACCGTTGCCGGTGCCGACTGGATCCTGGTGGTGGTGCCGTCACATGCCTTTGCCGAAACCGTGCGCGCGCTGGCGCCGCTGCGGCCGGCGGGTGCGGGCGTGGCCTGGGCGACCAAGGGCTTCGAGCCCGGCTCGGGCCGCTTCCTGCATGAAGTCGCGCGCGAAGTGCTGGGCCCGGACGTGCCGTTGGCCGTCGTCACCGGCCCGTCCTTCGCCAAGGAGGTCACCCTGGGCCTGCCCACCGCCATCACCGTGCACGGCGATGACGAGGCGTTTTCCCAGCAGGTGGCCGACGCCATGCACGGCCCGGCATTCCGCGCCTATACCGGTGACGACATGGTCGGTGCCGAGTTGGGCGGGGCAATGAAGAACGTGCTGGCGGTGGCGACCGGCGTGGCCGATGGCATGCAGCTGGGCCTGAACGCCCGTGCCGGCCTGATCACCCGTGGTCTCAACGAAATGCTGCGCTTGGCGGCTGCCATTGGCGGCAAACCGGAAACGCTGATGGGCCTGGCTGGCCTGGGCGATCTGGTGCTGACCAGTACCGGCGACCTGTCGCGCAATCGCCGCCTGGGTCTGGCGCTCGGCCGTGGCCAGAGCCTGCCCGATGCGGTGAAGGAAATCGGCCAGGTGGTGGAATCGGTGCAGACCGCCGATGAAGTCATGCGCCAGGCCGACCGTCACGGCATCGACCTGCCGATCTCCAAGGCGGTGCAGTCGGTGTTGCACGGCGAACTGAGCCCGTCCGAAGGCCTGCAGCAGCTGCTGGCCCGCGAACAGAAGCCGGAATACCCGGACACGTTGTTCAAGTAA
- the secB gene encoding protein-export chaperone SecB, with protein sequence MSEENTNGVVPADESANGPAFTIEKIYVKDVSFESPNSPTIFNENVQPDLQLNLNQKVQRLSDTAFEVVLGVTLTCKAGDKTAYVAEVEQAGVFGLIGLEPQAIDVLLGTQCPNILFPYVRSMVSDLIQAGGFPPFYLQPINFEGLYAETLRQRQQQGEPSLADSEPAGNA encoded by the coding sequence ATGTCCGAAGAGAACACCAACGGCGTAGTCCCGGCCGACGAATCCGCCAACGGCCCGGCTTTCACCATCGAGAAGATCTACGTCAAGGACGTTTCTTTCGAGTCGCCGAACTCCCCGACCATTTTCAACGAGAACGTGCAGCCGGACCTGCAGCTGAACCTGAACCAGAAGGTGCAGCGCCTGTCCGACACCGCTTTTGAAGTGGTGCTGGGCGTGACCCTGACCTGCAAGGCCGGTGACAAGACCGCCTATGTGGCCGAAGTGGAGCAGGCTGGCGTGTTCGGCCTGATCGGCCTGGAGCCGCAGGCCATCGACGTGCTGCTCGGCACCCAGTGCCCGAACATCCTGTTCCCGTACGTGCGTTCGATGGTGTCGGACCTGATCCAGGCTGGCGGCTTCCCGCCGTTCTACCTGCAGCCGATCAACTTTGAAGGCCTGTACGCCGAAACCCTGCGTCAGCGTCAGCAGCAGGGCGAGCCGTCGCTGGCCGACTCCGAGCCGGCTGGCAACGCCTGA
- a CDS encoding rhodanese-like domain-containing protein, with the protein MNYEELLAFAGRNPMLSLALVGLTVAIIATEIARLFRGYKSLKPSELTHMINAGGATVIDLSAAADFEKGHIAGSRNVQPAQLTPAHKLLANAKQSPVVLLCRTGNASATAAKALKKAGYEQVYVLDGGLPAWQAADLLLVKGRN; encoded by the coding sequence GTGAATTACGAAGAGTTGCTGGCCTTCGCCGGCCGAAATCCGATGCTGTCGCTGGCCCTGGTCGGCCTGACGGTGGCCATCATCGCCACCGAGATCGCGCGCCTGTTCCGCGGCTACAAATCGCTCAAGCCGTCCGAATTGACCCATATGATCAATGCCGGCGGTGCGACCGTGATCGATCTGTCGGCCGCGGCCGACTTCGAGAAGGGCCATATTGCCGGTAGCCGCAATGTGCAGCCGGCGCAGTTGACCCCCGCGCACAAGCTGCTGGCCAATGCCAAGCAGAGCCCGGTGGTGCTGCTGTGCCGTACCGGCAATGCCTCGGCAACGGCCGCTAAAGCCCTGAAAAAAGCCGGTTACGAGCAGGTTTATGTGCTCGACGGTGGCCTGCCGGCATGGCAGGCGGCGGACCTGCTGCTGGTCAAGGGCCGCAACTGA
- a CDS encoding YiiD C-terminal domain-containing protein, with translation MSEHIDEPVLLEELQRTLAAMPPVAAMGIRIASYDNGVLRMQAPLDANVNDKGNAFGGSLASVMTLAGWALVSMRLALAGKQAEVYVADSNIRYRAPVYGDLLATARLAPEQDWDDFLALFGKRGRARVTVRAAIEGGAAEFEGRFVALSKG, from the coding sequence ATGTCCGAACATATTGATGAACCCGTGTTGCTGGAAGAACTCCAGCGCACGTTGGCGGCAATGCCGCCGGTTGCGGCGATGGGTATCCGCATTGCCAGCTACGACAATGGCGTGCTGCGCATGCAGGCGCCGTTGGATGCCAACGTCAACGACAAGGGCAATGCCTTTGGCGGCAGCCTGGCCTCGGTGATGACCTTGGCCGGCTGGGCGCTGGTCAGCATGCGCCTGGCTCTGGCCGGCAAGCAGGCCGAGGTGTACGTGGCCGACAGCAATATCCGCTATCGCGCACCGGTCTATGGCGATCTGCTGGCGACCGCCCGCTTGGCACCGGAGCAGGACTGGGACGACTTCCTGGCCCTGTTCGGCAAGCGCGGCCGGGCCAGGGTGACCGTGCGGGCAGCGATCGAAGGCGGTGCGGCCGAGTTCGAAGGGCGTTTCGTGGCGCTGAGCAAGGGCTAA
- a CDS encoding uroporphyrinogen-III synthase translates to MNRPAYVPADTVWHLISMRPQGQHDTLRSAAARLGARTLALSPWRLQMRTDEATRAQLNAARDYDRVVFTSPAAAEAAGRLLRLAELRPGSVVAVGEGTARALRRYGALDVQAPSRMDSEGLLALPAMQQLRGLRVALVTAPGGRGVIAAQINARGASLQRIDVYERVPLPVSKATLARLQALPQPYVLALSSGEALQTVLPHLPAALLQQWQQAPVVAASERLAELAAELGFCKLHVAAGPLPGQLASAAHAALFPAAG, encoded by the coding sequence ATGAACCGCCCCGCCTATGTGCCAGCCGACACGGTCTGGCATCTCATCTCGATGCGTCCGCAAGGGCAGCACGACACCCTGCGCAGCGCGGCGGCACGTTTGGGTGCACGTACGCTGGCGTTGTCACCGTGGCGGCTGCAGATGCGTACCGATGAGGCAACCCGCGCGCAGCTGAACGCCGCCCGCGACTACGACCGCGTGGTGTTCACCAGCCCTGCCGCCGCCGAGGCTGCAGGGCGTCTGCTGCGCCTGGCGGAACTGCGTCCGGGCAGCGTGGTTGCCGTGGGCGAGGGTACAGCGCGCGCATTGCGCCGCTACGGCGCGCTGGATGTGCAGGCGCCCAGCCGCATGGACAGTGAAGGCCTGCTCGCCTTGCCGGCCATGCAACAGCTGCGCGGGCTGCGTGTGGCCCTGGTCACCGCGCCCGGTGGCCGTGGCGTGATTGCTGCGCAGATCAATGCACGCGGCGCATCACTGCAGCGCATCGATGTCTACGAGCGGGTGCCGCTGCCGGTGAGCAAGGCCACCCTTGCCCGCCTGCAGGCCCTGCCGCAGCCCTACGTGCTGGCACTGAGCAGTGGCGAAGCACTGCAGACGGTGCTGCCGCATCTGCCCGCCGCATTGCTGCAGCAGTGGCAGCAGGCGCCGGTGGTTGCCGCCAGTGAACGGCTGGCCGAGCTGGCCGCCGAACTGGGCTTCTGCAAGCTGCATGTCGCTGCGGGGCCATTGCCTGGGCAACTGGCCAGCGCTGCCCATGCCGCACTGTTTCCGGCCGCAGGCTGA
- a CDS encoding uroporphyrinogen-III C-methyltransferase, translated as MNDVAPAPPRRPLRWLLPLIAIAALGAAGWFGWHSWQAREQQANLARDNALQQLTAMQQGLEALRRDQRANARSIQDAAATNRVLRDEVLGLGQRSALLEQNLAQLANSSRQGAQAIHREEAELLLNQAQQRLVYAGDLDGARRLYGLAANALDSIDSPDYLNLRQALIQERNALDALGPGVRARTAAQLDQWAGQLEQLPEHLPMAADTAQPWWQQMLSPLVQIRPADGKVLVARSERIAANDSLQIELSLARAALERGDDKAWQQALDRCDVWLQRLWPDTPQRQQRRAELRQLRAVELRPTLPELGSTLQQLRSMRAAEVTP; from the coding sequence ATGAATGATGTTGCCCCCGCTCCACCCCGCCGCCCACTGCGCTGGCTGCTGCCACTGATCGCGATTGCCGCACTGGGCGCGGCGGGCTGGTTTGGCTGGCACAGCTGGCAGGCCCGCGAGCAGCAGGCCAACCTGGCCCGCGACAACGCGCTCCAGCAGCTCACCGCCATGCAACAGGGGCTGGAGGCACTGCGCCGCGATCAACGCGCCAACGCCCGCAGCATCCAGGACGCGGCCGCCACCAACCGCGTGCTGCGCGATGAGGTCCTGGGCCTGGGCCAGCGCAGCGCGCTGCTGGAACAGAACCTGGCCCAGCTGGCCAACAGCTCGCGCCAGGGCGCGCAGGCCATACACCGCGAAGAAGCCGAACTGCTGCTCAACCAGGCCCAGCAACGGCTGGTCTATGCCGGCGACCTGGATGGCGCTCGCCGTCTGTACGGCTTGGCTGCCAACGCCCTGGACAGCATCGACAGCCCCGACTATCTCAACCTGCGCCAGGCGTTGATCCAGGAACGCAATGCGCTGGATGCATTGGGCCCGGGTGTGCGCGCCCGCACTGCGGCCCAGCTTGACCAGTGGGCCGGGCAACTGGAGCAGCTGCCCGAACACCTGCCCATGGCCGCCGATACCGCCCAGCCGTGGTGGCAGCAGATGTTGTCGCCGCTGGTGCAGATCCGCCCGGCCGACGGCAAGGTGCTGGTCGCCCGCTCCGAGCGCATCGCCGCCAATGACTCACTGCAGATCGAACTGAGCCTGGCCCGCGCCGCCCTGGAACGCGGCGATGACAAGGCCTGGCAGCAGGCGCTGGACCGCTGCGACGTCTGGCTGCAGCGGCTGTGGCCGGATACCCCGCAGCGCCAGCAACGGCGCGCAGAACTGCGCCAGCTGCGCGCCGTGGAACTGCGCCCCACCCTGCCCGAACTGGGCAGCACCCTGCAGCAGCTGCGCAGCATGCGCGCCGCGGAGGTAACACCATGA
- a CDS encoding heme biosynthesis protein HemY → MKAFRSLLLGLLVAAIGIFGAQWLGQDSVRALGEVIVRAGDHDYIATLPQAALAVLIAALLLWLLWSLVSTPFRAWARHRRKQGRARLIDGLQALDNGQWQRAEKLLQSAASDSTVRPIALVAAMRAAEARADNSSAGQYLQQLAEADPHLHALHSAERWLQLDKPVEAINALDLPALQPLPPRGLLLRTEALQRAGRAEEAYGQLGALRQQQVLPANAVAELETQLALQMLDEASDVNALAARWEVLPKSLRVSPAAVARYAQRAVALNWGDVALRSIEQTLDSHWDEALVTLYAQLPVDKLDSRRASAQRWLQTHPSSPALLLALARLAGGQGQWTQAEEFLHRAIAQGAGAEAWEALGENFAAQDEPALANQCLLNAVHARRGQPVQPIQHRSLHQQIQDQAVAEERDAHGYPRLPG, encoded by the coding sequence ATGAAGGCTTTCCGATCCCTGTTGCTGGGGCTGCTGGTCGCGGCCATCGGCATTTTTGGCGCGCAGTGGCTGGGCCAGGACTCGGTGCGTGCGCTGGGCGAGGTGATTGTCCGCGCCGGTGACCACGACTACATCGCCACCTTGCCGCAGGCCGCCTTGGCGGTGCTGATTGCCGCGTTGCTGCTGTGGCTGCTGTGGAGCCTGGTCAGCACCCCGTTCCGGGCCTGGGCTCGCCACCGCCGCAAGCAGGGCCGCGCCCGCCTGATCGATGGCCTGCAGGCACTGGACAACGGCCAGTGGCAGCGCGCCGAAAAACTGCTGCAGAGCGCAGCCAGCGACAGCACCGTGCGGCCGATCGCACTGGTCGCGGCGATGCGCGCCGCTGAAGCGCGCGCGGACAACAGCAGCGCCGGCCAATACCTGCAGCAGCTGGCCGAGGCCGACCCGCACCTGCATGCCCTGCACAGCGCCGAGCGCTGGCTGCAGCTGGACAAGCCTGTCGAAGCAATCAACGCACTGGACCTGCCCGCCCTGCAACCGCTGCCGCCGCGCGGCCTGCTGCTGCGCACCGAGGCGCTGCAGCGTGCCGGCCGCGCCGAAGAGGCTTACGGCCAACTGGGCGCGCTGCGCCAGCAACAGGTGCTGCCGGCCAACGCGGTGGCCGAACTGGAAACCCAGCTGGCGCTGCAGATGCTCGATGAAGCCAGCGACGTCAACGCGCTGGCGGCGCGCTGGGAAGTGCTGCCCAAGTCGCTGCGGGTCAGCCCTGCGGCGGTTGCGCGCTATGCGCAACGCGCGGTGGCGTTGAACTGGGGCGACGTGGCCCTGCGCAGCATCGAGCAGACGCTGGACAGCCATTGGGATGAAGCCCTGGTCACGCTGTACGCGCAGCTGCCGGTGGACAAGCTGGATTCACGTCGCGCCAGTGCGCAGCGCTGGCTGCAGACGCATCCGTCCAGCCCGGCGCTGCTGCTGGCGCTGGCGCGGCTGGCCGGCGGCCAGGGTCAGTGGACGCAGGCCGAGGAATTTCTGCACCGTGCCATCGCCCAGGGCGCTGGCGCCGAGGCCTGGGAAGCCCTGGGTGAGAATTTCGCCGCGCAGGACGAACCGGCGCTGGCCAACCAGTGCCTGCTCAATGCCGTGCACGCACGACGCGGCCAGCCCGTGCAGCCGATCCAACACCGCAGCCTGCACCAGCAGATCCAGGACCAGGCCGTAGCCGAGGAACGCGACGCGCATGGCTACCCGCGATTGCCGGGTTGA
- a CDS encoding acetyl-CoA C-acetyltransferase yields the protein MSGTRMPSARPVAILGGVRIPFCRQNTAYSDVGNLGMSVRTLGALVERFGLHGQQLGEVAMGAVIKHPSDWNLGREAALSSGLSPLTPGITLQRACGTSLDSIITVANKIALGQIESGIGGGSDTTSDVPIVYGKKLRARLLAANRAKSTGDKIRTLLKGFKFSELKPEFPGVAEPRTGKSMGDHCEDMAKEWNISRDSQDEWAVSSHRKLAAAYERGFFNDLIAPFRGVERDNILRPDTSLEKLATLKPAFDKSSGRGTLTAANSTPLTDGAAAVLLASEEWARAHGHEPLAYLRDSQVAAVDFVHGEGLLMAPTIAVPEMLKRNGLTLQDFDIYEIHEAFAAQVLCTLRAWESEEYCRNRLGLDAALGRIDPDKINPLGSSLATGHPFAATGARIIGTVAKELAARGGGRALVSICTAGGMGVVAIVER from the coding sequence ATGTCAGGTACCCGCATGCCCAGCGCTCGTCCAGTCGCCATTCTCGGTGGCGTCCGCATCCCGTTCTGCCGTCAGAACACTGCTTATTCGGATGTTGGCAATCTTGGTATGTCAGTCCGTACGCTCGGTGCGCTTGTTGAACGGTTCGGCCTGCACGGCCAGCAGCTGGGCGAAGTGGCGATGGGCGCGGTGATCAAGCACCCCAGCGACTGGAACCTGGGCCGCGAGGCCGCGCTGTCGTCCGGGCTGTCGCCGCTGACCCCGGGCATCACCCTGCAACGTGCCTGTGGTACTTCACTGGACAGCATCATCACCGTGGCCAACAAGATCGCCCTGGGGCAGATCGAGTCGGGCATCGGCGGTGGCTCGGATACCACCTCCGACGTGCCGATCGTCTATGGCAAGAAGCTGCGGGCGCGCCTGCTGGCCGCCAACCGTGCCAAGAGCACCGGTGACAAGATCCGTACCCTGCTCAAGGGCTTCAAGTTCTCCGAGCTCAAGCCCGAGTTCCCAGGCGTCGCCGAGCCGCGCACCGGCAAGAGCATGGGCGACCACTGCGAGGACATGGCCAAGGAATGGAACATCTCGCGCGATTCCCAGGATGAGTGGGCGGTGTCCTCGCACAGGAAGCTGGCTGCTGCTTACGAGCGCGGCTTCTTCAACGACCTGATCGCGCCGTTCCGTGGCGTCGAGCGCGACAACATCCTGCGTCCGGACACCTCGCTGGAAAAGCTGGCCACCTTGAAGCCGGCCTTCGACAAGAGCTCCGGCCGTGGCACCTTGACCGCCGCCAACTCCACCCCGCTGACCGACGGTGCCGCTGCCGTGCTGCTGGCCAGCGAGGAATGGGCGCGCGCCCACGGCCACGAGCCGTTGGCCTATCTGCGCGATTCGCAGGTGGCGGCGGTGGACTTCGTGCATGGTGAAGGCCTGCTGATGGCACCGACCATCGCCGTGCCGGAGATGCTCAAGCGCAACGGTCTGACCCTGCAGGATTTCGACATCTACGAAATCCATGAAGCCTTCGCCGCGCAGGTGCTGTGCACGCTGCGCGCGTGGGAGAGCGAGGAGTACTGCCGCAACCGCCTGGGTCTGGATGCCGCATTGGGCCGCATCGATCCGGACAAGATCAACCCGCTGGGTTCGTCGCTGGCTACTGGCCACCCGTTCGCAGCAACCGGCGCCCGCATCATCGGCACCGTTGCCAAGGAACTGGCCGCACGCGGCGGCGGCCGTGCGCTGGTGTCGATCTGCACCGCCGGGGGCATGGGCGTGGTGGCCATCGTCGAGCGCTGA
- a CDS encoding superoxide dismutase family protein, producing MRLIHTSLFLASALALTACNKGAEPDAAPADSVPPPAATTPATDPAAPPEMAKPIATAQLQPTKDSTVAGTISFSLVDGQLRASGDISGLKPDSEHGFHIHEKGDCSAPDGSSAGGHFNPGSSEHGSISTAMHHGGDMPNIKADAQGNAHIDGPVASNVNVGVGDGFDIVGRGLIVHADPDDYKTQPTGNAGARLACAVITKVP from the coding sequence ATGCGACTGATCCACACCAGCCTGTTCCTCGCCAGCGCCCTGGCCCTGACCGCCTGCAACAAGGGTGCCGAGCCCGATGCGGCGCCGGCCGACAGCGTACCCCCGCCGGCAGCGACCACCCCGGCCACCGACCCGGCCGCACCGCCGGAAATGGCCAAGCCGATCGCCACCGCCCAGCTGCAGCCGACCAAGGACAGCACGGTTGCCGGCACCATCAGTTTCAGCCTGGTCGATGGCCAGCTGCGTGCCAGCGGCGACATCAGCGGCCTGAAGCCGGACAGCGAACACGGCTTCCATATCCACGAAAAAGGTGATTGCAGCGCGCCGGACGGCAGCAGCGCCGGTGGCCACTTCAACCCGGGCAGCAGCGAGCACGGCAGCATCAGCACCGCCATGCACCACGGTGGCGACATGCCCAACATCAAGGCCGACGCGCAGGGCAACGCGCACATCGACGGCCCGGTGGCGAGCAATGTCAACGTTGGCGTAGGCGATGGTTTCGACATCGTCGGCCGCGGCTTGATCGTGCATGCCGACCCGGACGACTACAAGACCCAGCCGACCGGCAATGCCGGCGCACGCCTGGCGTGTGCGGTGATTACCAAGGTGCCTTGA
- a CDS encoding superoxide dismutase family protein, which yields MRQCLFLLTATSTLLLAACGSGPGTKAEPPAPPVATVSTARMAEANLAPASASLVSGRLALVPETGGVHITGVIGGLPRGQQAAFHVHEKGDCSAMDASSAGGHFNPAMQQHGRAGAGAHHAGDMDNLQANAEGVVHVDVHLRGVTLGGGAANDVAGRALVVHATADDYRSQPAGNAGARVACAVIRVVR from the coding sequence ATGCGCCAGTGCCTGTTCCTGTTGACCGCCACCAGCACCCTGCTGCTTGCCGCCTGTGGTTCCGGCCCAGGCACCAAGGCCGAGCCGCCTGCGCCGCCGGTAGCCACCGTCAGCACCGCCCGCATGGCTGAAGCCAATCTCGCGCCGGCCTCGGCCAGCCTGGTCAGCGGCCGTCTGGCGCTGGTGCCCGAAACCGGCGGCGTGCACATCACCGGGGTCATCGGTGGCCTGCCGCGTGGCCAGCAGGCCGCCTTCCACGTGCATGAAAAAGGCGACTGCAGCGCGATGGATGCAAGCAGCGCCGGCGGCCACTTCAACCCCGCCATGCAGCAGCACGGGCGTGCCGGTGCTGGCGCGCATCATGCCGGCGACATGGACAACCTGCAGGCCAACGCCGAAGGCGTGGTTCACGTCGACGTACACCTGCGTGGCGTTACCCTCGGCGGTGGTGCTGCAAACGACGTCGCCGGCCGCGCACTGGTAGTGCATGCAACGGCCGACGATTACCGCAGCCAACCGGCCGGCAACGCCGGTGCGCGTGTCGCCTGTGCGGTGATCCGCGTGGTGCGCTGA